ATGCTATCGTGGTGCTGGAATCCATTGCACATGTGTTTCATTGCAATTAACGGCACTTGTATTAATTGCAATATATGTACTGGCGGTAATTAAGTTAGTAACTAAACGAATTCTAGAGAAGTAAGTATCTCGAGCTTGACATTGGTGGCATATATAGCGTTTGTAGCAAACCATACATTTTCCTTCAACGGTATCCCAACATCACACAAACAACAATGACAACCACAACAGACAATCCATGTTATTCAACTGAATTGTTTCAAATCACGTGTAATACAAAGGGGGTTGCTGGGTTAGCGCGCCACTACAATCGTTCCTGCATCAAATCGTTTAGGCACCACCATTAACAACATTATAAAGAAGGCATCTCGACCGTGGTGTTGGTTTTTATAACACAAGAAGATTCACCATCACAGTTTACGCACCGCACCAATAATGGAACAATTTATCATCGACAACGCTCAGCGCTATGATGACCTGGTGAAGCGCTTTAAGCCAGCGCCTATCAGGGCCAAGCCAAGTGACGAAGAGTCAAACCCAGACATCACCATAGCCACTCGCATTCGACCTATGATGGAGgacgagaaagaagaagggcagTTGATTGGTGTTTTCCCTCGGAAAACCCTACCGGGTGCTGTCGACTTACACGAACTAAGGAGACCAGTCAGGGGCCCTCCTACTCTGATTGTGAGTGCATGGCATGTCATCAAGTAACTCAGAAACGTTAACGAGATACAGTCATTCAAATACCGCGTGGATAGAGTCTTCAACTCTGATGACACAACCGATGATATCTATCAAGAGCTCGTTGAGCCTCTTGTTCCATGGGCTTGGGGCGGCGGAGTTAGTACCATGTTCGCCTATGGCCAGACTGGTTCAGGCAAAACACACACTGTTAGCGGTCTCGAGCGCCTCATCGCAGAGACTCTGTTCTCCAAAGGTATTCATGGCAAACGGAACATTTCTGTTTCCATCATCGAACTTGCGGGCAACTCGGCCTTTGATCTTCTCAATTCTCGAAAGCCCGTCTCTATCCTTGAGGACTCCTTTGGAAACACCCATCTTGCGGGTGCTTCTGAGTTCGTTGTCACAGACGCAGATTCTCTGGTTAAGCATATCAACAATGCCGCTTCTTTTCGAAGTACAGCTTCGACACAGAAGAACGACTCTTCGTCACGCTCGCATGCCATTTGCAAGATACGCCTAGAAAATCCAGAGCTGCCACAATCAGATGATGGACTTCTGTATCTCGTGGATCTTGCAGGGTCTGAGGCAGCCCGAGATGTAACGGAGCACTCAACCCAACGCATAAAAGAATCGAGAGAGATCAATGCAAGCCTTTCGGTGCTCAAGGACTGTATTCGTGGCAGAGCGAGTGTTGATCCAGCTAGCCTTGCAGCTGGAAAGAAAGTGTATGTGCCATTCCGACAAAGCGCTCTGACAAAGGTACTCAAACATGTTTTTGACCCTGCGGCTGAGCGAAGCTGCAAAACCGTAGTCGTGGCTTGCATTAACCCGAGCTTCTTGGATGTTGGCGCTACCAAGAACACACTGAGGTACGGGGAGATGCTGAGAGTCACTGTGCCGAAAGCGGCGGCGCAGAAATATGATGCTGCGAAGTCCAGCACTTGGCCGCATGCCTTGCTACAGGACTGGATTTTAAAGAATGTAAGTTTCTGGCACCCCTCTTGATTAATTCATAGTCACTGATTAGTATCTCAACAGTCTGGCACGCCGCCAGTTTCTCCCTCTTACCTCGCGCCTCAAGAGAATGGGATGCAACTCCTTCGTCTTCCGGTTCCCGAATTCATCACCCGATGCCTCAAGACACCAGGAGTCACATTGGAACAAGCGACAGCCTTCCAAGCCAAGTTTTGGCGTCTTCATATCGACTCTCAGCGCAGCAAGCCAAAAACCAACCAGAAGAAGGCCAGTttagagaaagagaaggataGTCCTGAAAGTAAAGGTCTGTCAAGTCGTGACCCGAGGCCCGAAATGGTGGGCGTCCCGTTCAACAAGCGTCTGCGGCCGGGGATGGTGGTTAGCTGGAATCCTGCAGATGACACTCCTGGATTCTATCGTCTACCGGGGCGTAATCTTGTCATGATCCTGAGCCCCGAGGGCGAGGAGAGTTATCGATGTGCTGTCACGGTGCCTGCTATTATGCCGGGGGCATTTGAGATTTACCTGTGGCAGCAGGTTGTGGCCTCGGTCGATGCCATGGAGGCAGAGGTGTTGTTGGAGTATGATATTGGGACGAGATACTATTATGAAAACGTGTAGGGTTGTGGCAAGGAGGAGTTGAAGTCTAAGTTAGCCGTAGAAGTTTATGCTGTATCGATGTCTTTACAAGAAGACATTCGTCACCAAACGTGAACAGATTTGGGATTAAATATTGACCAGGTTATGACCAATCGTTGTATTAATTTATCTAGCTGTTTTCCATGAGTCTGGAAGCCTCCCATTAAACACTGCACTTATGTCCTCCTTAACTGGGTATCTCGTTTTAGACTGATGGGGATTGACGTGGGCGCCTTTTTCTTGCTTCGTCATTCATCATGATCTTAAGCCGCAGGCTTCTCAGCAAGAGCCTCGAGAATAGGCTTCTCAAGGCTCTCAGGCTTGGTAGTGCTGGCCCATCGACCCTTGACCTTGCCATCACGGCCGACGAGAAACTTCTCAAAGTTCCACTTGATGCGCTTGAGACCGAGAAGACCGGCTTGCTGGTCCTTGAGCCAGGCCCAGAGGGGGTTGGTGCCATCACCGTTGACCTCGGTCTTTTGCATGATGGGGAAGCTCACGCCGTAGTTGAGCTGACAGAACTCCTGAATGTCATCGTCGGTGCCGGGCTCCTGGCCGCCGAACTGGTTGCAGGGGAAGCCGAGGATCACAAAGTCATCGGGGTACTTGCCCTTGAGGTCGGTCCAGAGCTTCTCAAGGCCAGCATACTGAGGGGTGAAGCcgcacttggaggcagtgttgacgatgaggacgacCTTGCCCTTGTAGTCGGCAAGGGGAACCTCTTGGCCGCGCTCTGAGAGGATAGAGTTAGTTGAGTGAGTCTATTTGGCATGAATGAAGTGGTGTGTTTCAAGGCGGGGTATGAGCAAGATTAGAGAGGGAGAAGTGAGGAGAAGGACGGACATACTGTCAAGCGGCTTAAAATCGTAAAAGCTAGTAGCAGAGGACATATTGGACGCTGTATAATTTCTGTGTTGAAGTCTTTGTTTGTTGAGAGATGAAAATGGCGGGGAACTAGGAGGAGGAAAGTGGATGGTTGTGCAagagtatttattaataaggctgGAACTTGACGATGATTGTTGTGAATTGTTGACGACAAATCGGGACCAAAGAGGAGCACGCCACATGGGAATGGACAGGGGCCGGGACAAGGACATGTTGATTCAGTAATAAAGCAGTAGTTAATCGATAGATAGCATTGAATGGAAGAGCATTTTGCTCCCCTTCCACTATGTACAGAGTACTACTACAGTACAAGCCTCGGTACTTGACTCCATTTTTGGTTTGGTGACGTATTCGAGGTGGAGTGACTCGGGGTCTCGAATTCCGCCGGTACCGGTAAAAATATAAGAAAGGAATACCTCGAGTTTTCGTATTAGCCAAGTTACATACAGGTTTACTACGACAGATGGATGGTTAGTAATTTGTTTCATACGATAGGAGAATGCGGTTAAAAGTGCCCTAGGTATCTTGGCAGTCTCTAACCCGCTAATCAGAAATCAGA
This Fusarium poae strain DAOMC 252244 chromosome 3, whole genome shotgun sequence DNA region includes the following protein-coding sequences:
- a CDS encoding hypothetical protein (BUSCO:51357at5125) gives rise to the protein MSSATSFYDFKPLDKRGQEVPLADYKGKVVLIVNTASKCGFTPQYAGLEKLWTDLKGKYPDDFVILGFPCNQFGGQEPGTDDDIQEFCQLNYGVSFPIMQKTEVNGDGTNPLWAWLKDQQAGLLGLKRIKWNFEKFLVGRDGKVKGRWASTTKPESLEKPILEALAEKPAA